CGGAGCTTGGGCCGCGAAGACCTACTCCCGTTTCTCGCCCGCGTGCAGCTCCCTCCACGCTTCCCTCTTCCGTTCGGCCCCTTCCAGCAGTTCAGCAATGAATGGCCCATGAGGGCAGAGACAGCCGAAAGTTAGCCTACTTCTGGTCGGGGGGCCCATCCACTAACGAAAGCCATCGCGGGATTTCCTTCGAGAGTAGGTCGCCGAAAGACACGGGGCTGTTCGGCCCGATTGGGATTCCGTATCCCATCCTGATGAAGTCTTGCTGTAACTCAGGCACCATTAGTGCGGTGTTCAGCATCCTGTTCAGGCGAGCTACCACCTGCGGCGGCGTGCCCGCTGGCACCATAAGCCCACCCCAGGTATCGACGTTCAAGTTCGGATAACCCAATTCCTGCACCGTCGCTATGTCCTTCGCGATTGGGATCCTGCGATTTGACAAGACTGCGACCACTCGCACTGTTCCGGCCCGTATGTGAGCCATCGTTGCTGCCAAGTTCTCGAACTGGACATCGACCCGCCCTCCAATCACTTCGACAAGCGCGGGCGCGCTGCCGGTGTGGGGAACGTGCTCCATGACGACGTTCGCTTCACGTTGGAACAACTCACACAGAAGATGTCCGGTCGATCCAACACCTGAGGACGCACACGTCAACGCCCCTGGGTGCGCTTTCGCCAAGCTGATCAGATCCGAAATGTTTTTGATCGGGGAATCTGCTCGGGTGACTATCAGATTGGGGGTGACTGCCAAAAGCCCGACCGGCAGCAGATCCCTCGAAAAGTCATAATCCGCGTTCGCGCCTAGTGCTTTATGGAGCACGTTCGGCCGCCCGCTCAAGAAGAGGGTATAGCCATCAGGCGCGGCGCGTGCCACGGCCTTGGCTGCAATGTTGCTGGCCGCGCCTGGGCGATATTGGATGATCATCCTGTGGCCGAACAGGGCGGTCATATGCTTTCCGAGAGTTCGCACCAGCCTATCTCCCCCGCCGCCTGGAGGGTAGCCGATAACAATCGTGATTGGCCCCTGTGGGAATACGGGCTCCGTCGCCGATCCTGCCTCCGCCGCGAATGGGGCTACCCCGGCCGCTGCCAGCATCACTGCGGCCAATTCTCGCCTTGTAAGCTGCATCACTGTCTCAATCGTCCTTTGGTCAGGTGGCGCAACGCTACGCCATCCAAGACGCGCGCGCGCAACCATGAATAGAAATCGGACGAACCCCGGCCTCGGGGCCCTTAGGCGCGCTGCCTGGTCCCCTGCTACCCCTCCCGATGAGCTGGCGAAATTTCGGCCTATAATTCATTGTTTTTATTGAGTTTTACCTGTAAATTGGAAAACACGCACCCATACAGGTAAAACCATGCAATTTGTAGAGCTGGAAGACGAGCAACGGCTGAACTTCGTCAATTCCGAGCAGCTATATCGGGCCTGGCGGGAAGCCCGGGAATCCCTGCTCCAATACCGTTACGGTATGCGTTGGGTCGACCGTAATGGCAAGCGATACCTGGTCCGGTTCATAGACGCAAAGGGCAATGGCCGATCCCTGGGGCCGGAAAGCGCCAAGACACATGAAGTGCTGAAAAATTTTGACGCCGGCAGGATTCAAGCCCGCGAGAAGTATGACGGGCTCTCGCAACGGCTTCTCACGCAAATCAGGCTCAATCGTGCCCTACGCCTCGGCCGCGTACCGCGCCAGGCCGCCGAGATCCTTTCAGCGATGAACGTCTCGGGGCTCGATCGTGAATTTCTGGTGGTCGGCACGCATGCGCTATTTGCCTACGAGGCCATGGCCGCTGTACATGTGCATCCCGGCGCCCTTGCATCGGATGACCTGGATCTGTGCTTTGACGCAAGGCGCCCCCTGCAGCTCGTCAGCGACAAGCTGAAACGGCATGATGCCGAAGGGCTTCTTGGTTTCCTTCAGAGCGTAGACAAGACCTATGCCCCGATGAAAGCAAAGGGCGTTTTCCGAGCCGTCAACGCCACGGGCTTTATGGTGGATCTGATCACCCCTGAGCGGTCTATGAGGCACGCGGACGCCGTGACCTTCGGCGCGGAGGATCTCGTCGCCGCCGAGGTGCCCAACTTACATTGGCTGATCAATGCGCCCAAGGTGCAACAGGTCGCGATTGCGTCCAATGGCCGTCCTGTGATGATGCAAGTTCCTGACCCCAGGGCCTTCGCCTTGCACAAGGCATGGCTGTCGCAACAGCCCACCCGCGAACCCGTAAAGCGGCAGCGAGACAAGGGCCAAGCCATGATCGCGGTAGCGATCGTGGGCCAATACCTCCCTCACCTGCCCTTCTCCCCAGACCAACTGCGATACCTGAGCTTGGATATGCTCCACCTGGCTACAAACGCCATTGCGCCTGAATCCGAGGACGACATCCTGAAAGATCTGCGGGACATGGGAGATGATGGCCCGTCACCCTAAAGCGACTTGTCGGATGCCGAGCAGACTACCGGGGTAACAAGCCAGGATTGTGCGTATTCGATCACACGCAAGCCCTGCTCTACCCTTTCGAGCCCGGTCAAGGTCCAACACTCCGGCCGCGCGCAAACGAGCACAGCATCGAAGAGCGCCCCGGCATCATCTATCGGCGCACCGGACCTCGCATCCTGTAGCCGCGCAACCTTCGACGTACGGTTCCACTCGGGAACATGCTCTTCGGCCATGAGCAGCACGCCTCGGTGTGGGCGGGTCATGCATGAGCGGAATCGAGGGAGCGTCCACCCTTCATGGCGTAACGCAAAGACTTCGACAACAAAAGGCATGGCTGTTCCTTGTACTGTATAAATATACAGCCATCTGAAAGAGCCATGCATGCCGCGCCTGGGCGTCAGCAGTCACAGCGCTTACAGGCCCTCAATATCGAAGTTTGAGGCTTTCGCGCAGTGCTTGAACGCGTTTAGGTAGCCCACCGCTGCGTCATGAGAACCACCGCACTTCTCGTAAAGGATGCCGGCAAAGTCTGCTTCCGGGATGTGATCGATGTCCGCCGCGCTTACGTTGGGGTCGAGGAGCTTCTGCTGGTTTATGTGATCACGGCCGATATAGATTGCCGCAATTAGCTGCCGCTGCACCTTTGCCGGATACTTACTGAGCAAGGTCGCAGCGTCGGCTTTGGTCTGCGGGGGGCTGGCCAGCACGTCTTGGATGGCGCTAGAAAGGGTCATACTGATCTCAGTGGATGATGGGCCAAAGAGGATAGCGCGAGTTACGCATCAGCATAAGTCCTTGCGTCCCCAGCAATTTACCTTCGCAATAAATCCTGGCTACATGCGCATACCGCCACACGCAATGCAATGTTCCGTCCACTCCGAATTCGGCCTGATATCGAACATGACATGCGGCGCGGTACGGATGGCCTCACGCGCCTGCGCCTCATTATCAAAGCGCACAGGCAGATGCCAGCCCGCAAGCTCCCGTTCGTAGGGCTCGCACAACGTCGAGCCGGGACCATCCGCGATACTCCATCCTCCCGTGCTCAGCTCCACGGCGTAAATGCCACCGTCGAATTCGACCGCTTGCACGTAGTCATTGGTTCCGCGCATCTCCCTCGCTCCATTAATCTAACGTCAGCTCATCGTCGTTTTGCTGGCCTTCAAGGCGACGCTCGAACTCCGGCATGGCCAGCACCGTTGCATCGGAGGGGATGATGGAAAGCGAACGCAGATAATCGGTCAGCCCGGACACATCGCGTTTGTCTCGCATGAAACCATCATCAAAGATGCTGGCCTCGTCATCGTCCAAGCGACCGCCCGCGCGAATTTCGTACACTGTGCGCCCATCCACGTCACGCACGTCGGCCAGGAAATCGCCACGCTCATCAAGGTCGATGTAGTAGCCATAGATTGCAGCCATGATTATTTTCCTTCATTGGTATGAGTTACGGCTCAAGCACGGCTTCTTGCTCAGCTTCCTTCAAGCAAGCAAGCCGGTATTCGGCCATGAGCGCATCAAAGAATGCAGCAAGATCCCGTCTGTCCTCGCCCGTAGGATTCGGATTGCCCACGGGGTGCTCGGCGTAGCGCGCCTCATCGGAACCGAACACCAGGTAATCGCTACGCCCGCCTGCCTCGGTTATCTTATCGATCACGTAGGCGGCGCCCGCGCGCGCGAACAGCTCTCGCGTCGTCGCCCAGTATGGGCTTGATCGGGTCTTGTCGAGCTTTTCGGCCTCCTTCACAAACTCCGAAGGCAAGCAGTTAGATCGGCCACGGAACGCCGCAGGCAACTCCACCCCCAGATCTTTGGCCGCTTTCACCGACACAACCTTCGCCAGATTAGTCATCATGAACTGCAGGTTGCCCTCGATCTTGCCCTTCACCTTGGTGAGTGCCGACTTCGACGTGCAATGGGCACGCAGCGTCTGGTACACCTTGTCGGCGAAGTCAAACTGTCGCGAGAAATTTACCGCGCCGTCGTCGCGAAAGCCGTCTTGCGCGAAATCCGGCCGCGAGCGTGCGGCCTCAATATGCCGGCGCGCCTCGTCGTAGAGCGCAGCCTCCGCGTTCTCATACTCGGCCTGCAAAACGTCGAAAAGCCTGTCCCGCACCTCCTGCGGCTGACCGTAGAGCCAACTACGGGTGTATTCCAGGCCCTTTTTGGCATTGGCCTCGGTCCGCTCCAGGATCTCATGCGCCTGGGCCAGGCGCCTATGCATCCGTCCGGATAGATTTGCCATCACGGTCCCCGTGCCTACGACCGCTTCGCTTAGGTATCCGCGTTCGCCCCCGAGGTGGTGATCCAACGCGTGCATCCACTCGTGAGCAAGAAAACCAGCGCCATTCATCCGGGTCAGATTGATAACCCGCCTTGCCGGCTCATAGTGCGCGAGCGCGGCGTTCCTTCCGCCGCTTCCTCGCGAGCCGAACGCCACCCCCAAGTTGCCCCCCAAGGACAACCCCTTGGGCGGCACCTTCAGCGCTGCGGCCAGGTCGCAAAGGGCGTCAAACGCCATATTGAGCACCTGTTGCCGCTCATCCTGAGGCAGCCAGTTCCCAAACTCCACGCCCCGAAAACCGAAATGCTCCAGCAGATCGTCTGCCTGGATATCGCGACCACCCCGCCAGTCCTGGCCAGATCGCTCCACCCGATCCAGGTGCGGCCGATGCAGCTCTCGGTCCACCTCCGCCTTGGCCTTCTCCTCGTCGCGCTTCTCTTGGGTTTTCTCGGCCTTCGGCTTGATCATCGACCGCCACTTCTCATCTTCCGTCGGTTCTCGGTTCCAGATCTCGATCTTGCGCCGAATCTCGCGATACACCTGAGAGGGAGTGCGCCCATTGCTGCCGCTGTAGAACACGTCACAGGCCTTTGATCCCCATTGCACCTGTATCGGCCTGCCGAAGATAGTATTTGTGGGATTGCCCTCGTGGTCTCGGTTTCCGATGACGAATAGCTCTTTGCAGGCAGCGTTGAAGTCGTCCAACGTCTTCACCGTCGCCATACGGTCACGCACGATGGATATGGCTTTGATGTAAAGGGCGTCCGCCTCGCTGTTATCCGAGGGAGTCGCGTAAAAAGTCGAGCCCCTACGGGTAGGCGCGGGCAACAGTTTGTCTTTGACGACCTTTATTCCAAGCGCTGCCTCGGCCTGGACGCCATCAGCGCGCATCGCCGCATAGTCCAATGGAGCCCAGATATTTTTCTTGACCACATACAAATCGCGTTCTGCCTCGTTCATCACCTCCAAGTCGTCGGCGACCATCGCACGTTTGGCGAAATCCTTTCTTGCTCCACCAATCTTTTCGCCCGCATCTTCATGACGGACCTTCTTCTCTTTGGATGGGTTAACCACCTGGCCATCCGACACGGACGTACTATTCTCCGAGCTGGCCGTAAAGCCACTCGCAGCTCCGCGTACGACATTCGACACCGCCGCGAGCTCTTCGCGCGCCAAGGCCTGCGCATGCTCACCCATGAGTTCGTGGCCGCGCGCAAGCGCCTTGTTGAGATCGGCCTGCAGGGCTGTGACTTCATCATCGCGCAAGCTCGCATAACGGGCGCACAGGCGCGACAGCCAATACATGGCGCCTGACTCCATCTCGATCAAGGGCTTGGCACGGAAGGTGCCGCGACGCTCGTGCTCCATCCCGTCGGAGAGATCGGACAATCCGGATGTCACAACCGTGGGGTACTTTTCGCAAAGCTCCGCGTGCGCTCCTGCGACTTCAGTAATAGATCCCCATAGA
This genomic interval from Bordetella flabilis contains the following:
- a CDS encoding nucleotidyltransferase domain-containing protein; this translates as MQFVELEDEQRLNFVNSEQLYRAWREARESLLQYRYGMRWVDRNGKRYLVRFIDAKGNGRSLGPESAKTHEVLKNFDAGRIQAREKYDGLSQRLLTQIRLNRALRLGRVPRQAAEILSAMNVSGLDREFLVVGTHALFAYEAMAAVHVHPGALASDDLDLCFDARRPLQLVSDKLKRHDAEGLLGFLQSVDKTYAPMKAKGVFRAVNATGFMVDLITPERSMRHADAVTFGAEDLVAAEVPNLHWLINAPKVQQVAIASNGRPVMMQVPDPRAFALHKAWLSQQPTREPVKRQRDKGQAMIAVAIVGQYLPHLPFSPDQLRYLSLDMLHLATNAIAPESEDDILKDLRDMGDDGPSP
- a CDS encoding LPD1 domain-containing protein — its product is MFDQEAFTAHWKWDRTQAHRAALQEAWLNTCERLGFGDKSLVVYEPSPDGGAVRATRFMSARSQFTLRDIQALVPGVDAGDLKEMDVEDIALRTAPVPDMPQIWHAFVRDVLAIEAVGVWTPKINPFNRPWDEAQSIEEFWKAQRASERANPLITRRGLGNASQVRHALNAAGYRTNALVPFYVDESTALADGWRPGEIEKVDLPYALPLWVSDKGQIQALQDVRYVHELMDADPAHYLGVVKNGVIAGALREAHAIGQIVKRNMAQWRAWAANPASLELPDFLWGSITEVAGAHAELCEKYPTVVTSGLSDLSDGMEHERRGTFRAKPLIEMESGAMYWLSRLCARYASLRDDEVTALQADLNKALARGHELMGEHAQALAREELAAVSNVVRGAASGFTASSENSTSVSDGQVVNPSKEKKVRHEDAGEKIGGARKDFAKRAMVADDLEVMNEAERDLYVVKKNIWAPLDYAAMRADGVQAEAALGIKVVKDKLLPAPTRRGSTFYATPSDNSEADALYIKAISIVRDRMATVKTLDDFNAACKELFVIGNRDHEGNPTNTIFGRPIQVQWGSKACDVFYSGSNGRTPSQVYREIRRKIEIWNREPTEDEKWRSMIKPKAEKTQEKRDEEKAKAEVDRELHRPHLDRVERSGQDWRGGRDIQADDLLEHFGFRGVEFGNWLPQDERQQVLNMAFDALCDLAAALKVPPKGLSLGGNLGVAFGSRGSGGRNAALAHYEPARRVINLTRMNGAGFLAHEWMHALDHHLGGERGYLSEAVVGTGTVMANLSGRMHRRLAQAHEILERTEANAKKGLEYTRSWLYGQPQEVRDRLFDVLQAEYENAEAALYDEARRHIEAARSRPDFAQDGFRDDGAVNFSRQFDFADKVYQTLRAHCTSKSALTKVKGKIEGNLQFMMTNLAKVVSVKAAKDLGVELPAAFRGRSNCLPSEFVKEAEKLDKTRSSPYWATTRELFARAGAAYVIDKITEAGGRSDYLVFGSDEARYAEHPVGNPNPTGEDRRDLAAFFDALMAEYRLACLKEAEQEAVLEP
- a CDS encoding Bug family tripartite tricarboxylate transporter substrate binding protein, encoding MVARARLGWRSVAPPDQRTIETVMQLTRRELAAVMLAAAGVAPFAAEAGSATEPVFPQGPITIVIGYPPGGGGDRLVRTLGKHMTALFGHRMIIQYRPGAASNIAAKAVARAAPDGYTLFLSGRPNVLHKALGANADYDFSRDLLPVGLLAVTPNLIVTRADSPIKNISDLISLAKAHPGALTCASSGVGSTGHLLCELFQREANVVMEHVPHTGSAPALVEVIGGRVDVQFENLAATMAHIRAGTVRVVAVLSNRRIPIAKDIATVQELGYPNLNVDTWGGLMVPAGTPPQVVARLNRMLNTALMVPELQQDFIRMGYGIPIGPNSPVSFGDLLSKEIPRWLSLVDGPPDQK